From a single Nicotiana tomentosiformis chromosome 2, ASM39032v3, whole genome shotgun sequence genomic region:
- the LOC138905362 gene encoding uncharacterized protein: MKTSRELWNALEKKYKTEDGGLKKFAAAKFLDFKMIDGKSVMTQVQELQVIVHDLLAEGMVINEAFQVAAFIEKLPQLWKDFKNYLKYKCKEMTLEDLIVRLRIEEDIKAAEKKSRENSTIMDANIIEEASTSKKRKKSSGPKNYPSKNKFKGNCHNCGKIGQKATECRAPKKDKKKSQANMIEKNDEIDDLCAMLSECNLVGNPREW, from the exons ATGAAAACATCAAGAGAATTGTGGAATGCTCTTgaaaagaagtacaagactgaagatggtGGACTAAAGAAGTTTGCGGCCGCTAAATTTCTGGATTTCAAAATGATTGACGGTAAATCTGTCATGACGCAAGTCCAAGAATTGCAAGTTATTGTTCATGAcctccttgctgaag GTATGGTCATAAATGAAGCGTTTCAAGTTGCGGCATTTATTGAAAAGCTACCTCAGCTGTGGAAGGACTTTAAGAATTATTTGAAATATAAGTGCAAGGAGATGACGCTTGAAGACCTTATTGTTCGTCTACGGATTGAAGAGGACATCAAGGCTgctgagaagaagtctcgtgaaaATTCAACAATTATGGATGCAAATATTATTGAGGAAGCTTCAACgagcaaaaagagaaagaagtcgTCTGGTCCAAAGAATTACCCAAGCAAAAATAAGTTCAAAGGTAATTGCCACAACTGTGGAAAGATTGGACAAAAGGCTACTGAATGTCGTGCACCAAAGAAGGACAAAAAGAAAAGTCAAGCAAACATGATTGAGAAAAATGATGAAATAGACGATTTATGTGCCATGCTTTCGGAGTGCAACCTAGTCGGAAATCCTAGAGAATGGTGA
- the LOC104114842 gene encoding calcium uniporter protein 2, mitochondrial-like yields the protein MAFKKTLVHRLFNAYKTTNFSISTCRIITSSSSMASKSLTTPCPDNKIAPDPGDNGTFRRFLHRYPSPATSRDLRSLPSGEKLIEKLREMDTERNRIRLDGLLPPEKLRPEETSEGKLTVEDARKLLKLSQLEMVKLKLRKIEKNCISYSEFVQICCESCSNSTDQCLEFAKILDVSGSVIVLGNVVFLRPDQVVKTIQGLLPMPLANTNDPQMMKELKQMEEEKSIIDKKAESLVRRELWCGLGYFVIQTAAFMRLTFWELSWDVMEPICFYVTSIYCMAGYAFFLRTSKEPSFEGFFQSRFAAKQKRLMKLKNFDLQRYNELRRVCYPNSYSPPGNTLAFNPLSLDVNKTELHHLPEHFAR from the exons ATGGCGTTCAAAAAAACGCTAGTTCATCGCCTTTTCAATGCATACAAAACCACTAATTTTTCCATTTCCACATGCCGTATTATTACTTCATCCTCATCCATGGCATCCAAATCATTGACTACTCCTTGTCCTGATAATAAAATCGCCCCAGATCCCGGAGACAACGGAACTTTCCGGCGATTCCTCCACCGCTATCCATCTCCGGCGACCTCGAGGGATCTCAGATCACTACCCTCCGGCGAAAAGCTCATCGAGAAACTGCGTGAAATGGACACTGAAAGAAACAGGATCAGACTCGATGGACTCCTGCCGCCGGAAAAGTTGAGGCCAGAGGAGACGTCGGAGGGGAAATTGACGGTGGAAGATGCAAGGAAGTTGCTGAAATTATCACAATTGGAGATGGTGAAATTGAAGCTAAGGAAAATCGAAAAAAATTGTATTTCGTACTCAGAATTTGTTCAGATCTGCTGTGAATCTTGTTCGAATAGTACTGATCAATGCCTAGAATTCGCGAAGATTCTAGATGTTTCTGGAAGTGTGATTGTTCTAGGAAACGTTGTGTTCCTCAGACCTGATCAG GTAGTGAAAACCATACAAGGCCTATTACCAATGCCATTGGCCAACACAAATGACCCACAAATGATGAAGGAGCTCAAGCAAATGGAGGAGGAAAAATCAATCATTGACAAGAAAGCTGAGTCATTGGTCCGTAGAGAGTTGTGGTGTGGGCTAGGCTATTTTGTCATTCAGACAGCAGCATTCATGAGATTGACATTCTGGGAACTTTCATGGGATGTCATGGAACCAATTTGCTTTTATGTCACATCCATTTATTGTATGGCTGGTTATGCTTTCTTCCTCAGGACGTCGAAAGAGCCTTCTTTCGAAGGATTTTTCCAAAGCCGATTTGCTGCTAAGCAAAAACGACTTATGAAGCTTAAGAATTTCGATCTTCAAAGGTATAATGAGCTCAGAAGAGTTTGTTATCCTAACTCGTATTCGCCTCCTGGAAATACCTTAGCCTTTAATCCTTTATCCCTTGATGTAAACAAGACAGAACTTCACCATTTACCTGAACATTTTGCTAGGTAG